A single Streptococcus thermophilus DNA region contains:
- a CDS encoding QueT transporter family protein, with translation MKNKTVRDLTHIAIVAALYVVLTIVPPFNLISYGPYQFRIAEMFNLLGFYNRKYIIAVTLGCVIANFFSFNMIDVVVGSLSTLVFVGSGVYFFDRFKNQDILGGLFDKAHVYFAFYFSFFMVTIAAELTLVAQAPFWATWFTVALGELASLLVGAVLIKKLAKVIDFVS, from the coding sequence ATGAAAAACAAAACTGTTCGTGATTTAACACATATTGCGATTGTGGCGGCACTTTACGTGGTCTTGACCATTGTGCCACCTTTCAACTTGATTTCGTATGGTCCTTACCAGTTCCGTATTGCGGAAATGTTCAATCTTTTAGGATTTTATAATCGCAAGTATATCATTGCTGTTACTTTGGGATGTGTGATTGCTAATTTCTTTAGTTTTAACATGATTGATGTGGTTGTTGGCAGTCTCTCAACGCTAGTTTTTGTTGGTTCAGGTGTTTATTTCTTTGACCGCTTTAAGAATCAAGATATTTTGGGTGGTCTCTTTGATAAGGCTCATGTTTATTTTGCCTTTTATTTCTCATTCTTCATGGTGACCATCGCTGCAGAGTTGACCTTAGTTGCTCAAGCGCCATTTTGGGCTACTTGGTTCACTGTCGCTTTAGGAGAACTGGCGTCACTCTTAGTTGGTGCGGTCCTTATCAAGAAATTAGCCAAAGTAATCGATTTTGTTTCTTAA
- a CDS encoding YihY/virulence factor BrkB family protein has translation MKRQGIMARLLDKLQWRPFQVYLSHYRSAEIDISSIAVAYYLILTVFPLIVIAANVFPYLNIHTTDLLKFMNEHLPKHFYAPAANVVQDIFSTPSGRLLGVASLTGFWTMIKSLSSLQKAIDKVYGASEHRDVFISHIIGGLLSLVILFLLTFALMLSTIIQSVLRVINQTYPIGSNLTQLILNSIQPLSVAVVFLGMMVLYFILPNVKIRKIRYIMPGTIFTTLVIGYLSNLFGTYVIHTLSRLVDIKLFGSIMIFIFMLWFIFLARILIFGAVFNATYQELKQGELHSRRGDVLTIIQSFSGDGSDSKKTKK, from the coding sequence ATGAAACGACAAGGCATAATGGCCCGTCTCCTAGATAAGCTTCAATGGCGCCCTTTTCAGGTTTATCTTAGTCATTATCGTAGTGCTGAGATAGATATTTCTAGCATTGCCGTGGCTTATTATTTGATTTTGACGGTCTTTCCGCTCATTGTCATTGCTGCCAATGTCTTTCCCTATCTGAATATTCATACGACTGATCTCTTGAAGTTTATGAATGAGCATCTTCCTAAGCATTTTTATGCACCTGCAGCTAATGTTGTTCAGGATATCTTCTCCACACCTTCTGGACGGTTGTTGGGAGTGGCCTCTTTGACGGGATTTTGGACCATGATTAAGTCCTTATCTTCGCTTCAAAAAGCGATTGACAAGGTATATGGTGCTTCAGAACACCGTGATGTCTTTATCAGTCATATCATTGGTGGACTCTTGAGTTTGGTTATCTTGTTTTTGTTAACCTTTGCGCTCATGTTATCTACAATTATTCAGTCGGTCCTTCGGGTAATCAATCAGACCTATCCTATTGGGTCTAACCTAACTCAACTGATTTTGAATAGTATTCAGCCCTTGAGTGTTGCAGTTGTCTTCCTGGGAATGATGGTACTTTATTTCATTCTTCCGAATGTAAAGATTCGAAAAATCCGCTACATCATGCCAGGGACTATCTTTACGACTTTGGTGATTGGGTATCTGAGCAATTTGTTTGGAACTTACGTGATTCATACCTTGAGTAGATTGGTTGATATCAAGCTGTTCGGATCGATTATGATTTTCATCTTCATGCTTTGGTTCATCTTCCTAGCTAGAATATTGATTTTTGGTGCCGTCTTTAATGCGACCTATCAGGAACTTAAACAAGGTGAACTACACAGTAGGAGGGGTGACGTACTTACCATAATTCAGAGTTTTTCTGGAGACGGTAGTGACAGCAAAAAAACAAAAAAATGA
- a CDS encoding methionyl aminopeptidase, translating into MITLKSAREIEAMDRAGDFLASIHIGLRDLLKPGVDMWEVEEYVRRRCKEENVLPLQIGVEGSIMDYPYATCCSLNDEVAHAFPRHYILNDGDLLKVDMVLSEPIDKSVLDVSKLDFDNVAQVKKYTESYAGGLADSCWAYAIGTPSDEVKNLMEVTREAMYLGIEQAVVGNRIGDIGAAIQEYAESRGYGVVRDLVGHGVGPTMHEEPMVPNYGVAGRGLRLKEGMVLTIEPMINTGTWEIDTDLETGWAHKTLDGGLSCQYEHQFVITKDGPVILTSQGEERTY; encoded by the coding sequence ATGATTACACTGAAATCAGCACGTGAAATTGAAGCGATGGATAGAGCGGGAGATTTTCTTGCAAGTATCCACATTGGCCTACGTGATCTCTTGAAACCAGGAGTGGATATGTGGGAAGTAGAAGAGTATGTTCGTCGTCGTTGTAAAGAAGAAAATGTTCTGCCACTTCAGATTGGGGTTGAAGGAAGCATCATGGACTATCCTTATGCGACATGTTGTAGTCTTAATGATGAAGTAGCACACGCTTTTCCACGTCATTATATTTTGAATGATGGAGACCTCTTGAAAGTTGATATGGTCTTGTCAGAACCTATTGATAAGTCAGTGCTTGATGTATCAAAATTGGACTTTGATAATGTTGCCCAGGTAAAAAAATATACAGAATCATATGCTGGTGGTTTGGCTGACTCATGTTGGGCATATGCGATTGGAACGCCTTCTGATGAGGTTAAAAACCTTATGGAAGTAACCCGTGAAGCCATGTATCTTGGTATTGAACAAGCGGTAGTTGGTAATCGTATCGGGGATATCGGTGCAGCTATCCAAGAATACGCTGAAAGTCGAGGCTATGGTGTCGTACGTGATTTGGTCGGACACGGAGTTGGACCAACAATGCATGAAGAACCAATGGTTCCTAACTATGGCGTGGCTGGACGTGGTCTTCGCCTTAAAGAAGGAATGGTCTTGACCATCGAGCCAATGATTAACACAGGAACTTGGGAAATCGATACAGACCTTGAAACTGGTTGGGCTCATAAGACACTTGACGGTGGCCTTTCATGCCAATATGAGCACCAATTTGTAATTACTAAAGATGGTCCAGTAATTTTGACTTCTCAAGGGGAAGAAAGAACTTATTAA
- the spxR gene encoding CBS-HotDog domain-containing transcription factor SpxR — MSKHQEIMDYLEALPIGKRVSVRSISNHLQVSDGTAYRAIKEAENRGLVETRPRSGTVRIEKKVQVRLDKLTFAEIAEITESEVISGHEGLERVFSKFYIGAMTIENITRYLTKGDLLIVGDREDIQLLALEYNNAILVTGGFRVSDRVKELSRLKQFPVMVTTYDTFTVATMINQALSNVRIKTEIKTVAQVYTRREEYNYMTPEMTVKDFQNLVKRTNLVRFPIVSEDDRVIGIVTMRDVANQLPTTMAKAIMTKPTVTRLEASLATVAQKMIFEDYDMIPVVDDEKHYLGTITRRQVLEELQDNNRGDLHTFSDQMIANLNCEKNAFSFEVEPTMIDNSGNLTQGVLVEMVKQVVYRTMEKQEQNSLVFEEMMFYFLQAAQIDDKVKITPSIIAETRRRAHLDLMVTHGNHTVCKSVVVVKKT; from the coding sequence GTGAGTAAACATCAAGAAATTATGGATTATCTAGAGGCTTTGCCCATCGGTAAACGAGTTAGTGTGCGTAGTATTTCTAACCACCTGCAGGTTTCTGATGGAACTGCTTATCGAGCCATTAAAGAAGCTGAAAATCGAGGGCTAGTTGAAACGCGTCCTCGAAGTGGAACAGTTCGAATTGAAAAGAAAGTTCAAGTACGGCTTGACAAACTGACCTTTGCGGAGATTGCAGAGATTACAGAGTCTGAGGTGATTTCGGGTCATGAAGGTTTAGAACGTGTCTTCAGTAAGTTTTACATTGGGGCCATGACTATTGAGAATATCACCCGTTATCTAACAAAAGGCGACCTTCTCATTGTTGGAGACAGGGAAGATATCCAGTTATTAGCTTTAGAATACAATAATGCTATTCTGGTAACTGGAGGCTTTCGGGTTTCTGATAGGGTTAAAGAGCTTTCTCGTTTGAAGCAGTTTCCAGTCATGGTCACTACTTACGACACATTTACTGTGGCGACTATGATTAATCAGGCACTTTCGAATGTTCGTATTAAAACAGAAATTAAAACAGTTGCTCAAGTCTATACTAGACGAGAAGAATACAACTATATGACTCCAGAAATGACAGTCAAAGATTTTCAAAATTTGGTTAAACGGACTAACCTTGTTCGTTTTCCTATTGTGTCTGAGGATGACAGGGTTATTGGGATTGTGACCATGCGTGATGTGGCTAATCAGCTTCCGACCACTATGGCTAAGGCTATTATGACAAAACCGACAGTAACTCGTTTGGAGGCTAGCCTTGCGACTGTGGCACAAAAGATGATTTTTGAAGACTATGACATGATTCCTGTTGTGGATGACGAAAAACATTATCTAGGAACTATCACTCGTCGTCAGGTTTTAGAGGAACTTCAAGATAATAACCGTGGTGATCTCCATACATTTAGCGATCAAATGATAGCTAACCTTAATTGTGAAAAGAATGCCTTTAGTTTTGAGGTAGAACCGACCATGATTGATAATTCTGGGAACCTTACACAGGGTGTTCTTGTAGAAATGGTTAAACAGGTTGTTTACCGAACGATGGAGAAACAAGAACAAAATAGTCTGGTGTTTGAAGAGATGATGTTTTACTTTCTGCAGGCGGCTCAAATTGATGATAAGGTGAAGATTACACCCAGTATCATTGCGGAAACCAGACGCAGAGCTCATTTAGACCTTATGGTTACTCATGGCAATCATACGGTTTGTAAGTCAGTAGTAGTGGTCAAGAAAACTTAA
- a CDS encoding GNAT family N-acetyltransferase, which produces MDIWTSLGAFAFFESERLSFRPLVFLDRFDLHEIVSNPENLQFFFPATQTQYETDCLLVHYFMKEPLGVWAIVDRESNKLIGIVRFEKIDVQKRTAELGYFLNALYWGRGIMTETVTCLSDLALTAMGMERIILIAHLENKTSIRVAEKSGFKLVSRFKGADQYTRTMRDYLRFEKEKNCE; this is translated from the coding sequence ATGGATATTTGGACTAGTCTGGGTGCTTTTGCCTTCTTTGAGTCGGAGCGCCTTTCTTTTAGACCACTCGTCTTTTTAGATCGTTTTGACTTACATGAGATTGTGTCAAATCCAGAGAATTTACAATTTTTCTTTCCTGCTACGCAAACTCAGTATGAAACAGATTGCCTCTTGGTACATTATTTCATGAAGGAGCCTTTGGGTGTTTGGGCAATTGTAGATCGAGAGTCTAATAAGTTGATTGGGATTGTTCGCTTTGAAAAGATAGATGTCCAGAAAAGGACTGCAGAGCTCGGTTATTTTTTGAATGCTTTATACTGGGGTAGAGGTATAATGACTGAGACAGTTACTTGTTTGTCAGATTTGGCATTGACAGCTATGGGAATGGAACGCATTATCCTTATTGCTCATTTGGAAAATAAGACATCGATTCGTGTGGCAGAAAAGTCTGGCTTTAAACTGGTGTCTCGTTTCAAAGGAGCAGACCAATACACCCGTACCATGCGAGATTATCTCCGCTTTGAGAAGGAGAAGAACTGTGAGTAA
- a CDS encoding UDP-N-acetylglucosamine 1-carboxyvinyltransferase — MRKIIINGGKKLQGEVTVSGAKNSVVALIPAIILSDGVVTLDGVPAISDVDNLIEIIEVMGGSVKRDGETLEIDPRGVKDMPMPFSKINSLRASYYFYGSLLGRYGQAIVGLPGGCDLGPRPIDLHLKAFEAMGASIFYEEEAMRIAMDAGQRIKGAHIYMDTVSVGATINTMLAAAKADGRTVIENAAREPEIIDVATLLNNMGARVRGAGTEVITIEGVESLHGTRHQVIPDRIEAGSYIAMAAAIGKGIKIKNVLYEHLESFICKLEAMGVRMTVEEDAIFVEEQGDLKPVDIKTSPYPGFATDLQQPMTPLLLKASGQGKIIDTIYEKRVNHVPELARMGADIQVLGGQIVYNGPTQLSGAPVKASDLRAGAALVTAGLMADGQTEIINIEFILRGYSNIIEKLSDLGADIRLIEDQV, encoded by the coding sequence ATGCGTAAAATTATCATCAATGGTGGTAAGAAACTTCAAGGAGAAGTTACAGTATCAGGAGCTAAAAATTCAGTTGTTGCATTGATTCCAGCCATCATTTTATCTGATGGAGTGGTTACTCTTGACGGGGTACCAGCAATCAGCGACGTCGATAATCTAATTGAGATTATTGAAGTAATGGGTGGTTCTGTTAAGCGTGATGGCGAAACACTTGAAATCGACCCTCGAGGCGTTAAAGATATGCCAATGCCATTTAGTAAGATTAACAGCCTTCGTGCTTCATATTATTTCTATGGTAGTTTGCTTGGGCGTTATGGTCAAGCTATAGTAGGTTTGCCTGGTGGATGTGATTTAGGACCACGTCCTATTGACCTTCACCTTAAGGCCTTTGAAGCTATGGGTGCTAGCATTTTCTATGAAGAAGAAGCTATGCGTATTGCTATGGATGCCGGCCAACGTATCAAGGGTGCTCACATCTATATGGATACGGTTAGTGTGGGGGCGACTATCAATACCATGTTGGCAGCGGCTAAGGCTGACGGTCGTACTGTTATTGAAAATGCGGCTCGTGAACCTGAGATTATTGATGTGGCAACGCTTCTCAACAATATGGGTGCGCGTGTACGTGGCGCTGGTACAGAAGTCATCACGATTGAGGGTGTAGAGAGCCTACATGGTACTCGCCATCAAGTTATTCCAGACCGTATTGAAGCAGGCTCATACATTGCCATGGCGGCAGCTATCGGTAAGGGAATTAAAATTAAAAATGTTCTCTATGAACACCTTGAAAGTTTTATTTGTAAGCTTGAAGCAATGGGTGTTCGCATGACCGTTGAAGAGGATGCAATCTTTGTGGAAGAACAGGGTGATTTAAAACCTGTTGACATTAAGACATCACCTTATCCAGGTTTTGCGACGGATTTACAACAACCAATGACACCATTGTTGTTGAAAGCAAGTGGCCAAGGAAAAATCATTGATACGATCTATGAGAAGCGTGTAAATCACGTTCCTGAACTGGCTCGTATGGGTGCCGATATTCAAGTACTTGGTGGTCAGATTGTTTATAATGGTCCAACGCAACTTTCTGGTGCACCTGTGAAAGCTAGTGATTTGCGTGCGGGTGCTGCACTCGTTACTGCAGGACTTATGGCAGATGGTCAGACTGAAATAATAAACATTGAATTTATCCTTCGGGGGTATTCAAATATCATTGAGAAACTTTCTGATCTTGGTGCGGATATTCGTTTGATTGAAGATCAAGTCTAA
- a CDS encoding DNA internalization-related competence protein ComEC/Rec2 yields MWLKKAPINLFSLALLIVALYFTIFVSNFYAIGTFVFLMICFLRHHWKNRAALKLVGLIGGFFLVYFLFLYHIAIMQDKQAPAEIHQVTLVADTLSVNGERLSAIGKSNGQTYQVFYRLKSDKEQHFFKTTSQTLVLKGKIKLSSATGQRNFQGFDYQSYLASQGIYRITQIERLEHVVTPKSISPIAFFHQLRRKALVHIQTHFPNPMRHYMTGLLFGYLDKEFDEQSQLYTSLGIIHLFALSGMQVGFFLGWFRYGLLRLGLPKNYILAILLPFSIFYGLMTGWTASVLRSLIQSLLAECGIKKLNNMGITLLLFFLVLPHFLLTVGGVLSCSYAFLLCLFNFEEMPSFKKSIYMSLVLSLGTLPFLTYYYGTSQPLSLILTAIFSLVFDSFLLPVLTVLFTLSGMVIFSQFNPLFEWMEFFLTWVQSWGVQPLILGKPSLFQFVSMIFVLVLLFDFWKKPQFRISLLMIFSLLMVWVKHPLINEVTVVDVGQGDSIFLRSMKGETVLIDVGGKVTFGSKKKWQEGSQTSNAEKTLIPYLQARGVSQIDYLVLTHTDTDHIGDLEVVAKRFKIKKICVSEGALTKPSFAKRIRFLKCPVRTLKAGDKLPMMGSNLEVLYPNKIGDGGNNDSLVLYGKLLGTSFLFTGDLEKEGEEELMASYPNLKVRVLKAGHHGSKGSSSEAFLDQLKPSLALVSAGENNRYKHPNDETLERFKERHIKVLRTDQDGAIRFKGWFQLSSETVR; encoded by the coding sequence ATGTGGCTTAAAAAAGCTCCAATCAATCTTTTTTCCCTAGCGCTTTTAATAGTTGCTCTTTATTTTACTATTTTTGTATCTAATTTCTATGCTATTGGGACTTTTGTCTTTCTGATGATATGTTTTTTGAGGCATCATTGGAAGAATAGAGCAGCTCTAAAGTTGGTGGGACTTATAGGTGGTTTCTTTTTGGTCTACTTTTTATTTTTATACCATATAGCTATCATGCAAGATAAACAAGCTCCTGCTGAAATTCATCAGGTGACACTGGTTGCAGATACGCTCTCAGTTAATGGTGAGCGATTATCAGCAATCGGGAAGTCAAATGGACAAACCTATCAGGTCTTTTACCGGCTAAAATCTGATAAGGAGCAGCATTTTTTTAAGACTACGAGTCAAACGCTTGTTTTAAAAGGGAAAATAAAGTTGTCCTCGGCAACTGGTCAACGTAATTTTCAAGGCTTTGATTATCAGTCTTATCTAGCTAGTCAGGGCATTTATAGGATTACTCAGATTGAGCGTCTGGAACATGTCGTAACCCCAAAATCGATATCTCCAATAGCTTTTTTTCATCAATTGAGGAGGAAGGCTCTAGTTCATATTCAGACGCATTTTCCTAATCCGATGAGACACTACATGACAGGACTGCTCTTTGGGTATTTGGACAAGGAGTTTGATGAGCAGAGTCAACTCTACACTAGCTTGGGGATTATTCATCTTTTTGCGCTATCGGGTATGCAGGTTGGATTTTTTCTTGGCTGGTTTCGCTATGGACTTCTCCGTTTGGGGCTTCCCAAAAATTATATCCTTGCTATCTTATTACCTTTTTCGATTTTCTATGGCTTAATGACTGGTTGGACGGCTTCAGTCTTACGTTCTTTGATTCAAAGCCTCTTGGCTGAGTGTGGTATTAAAAAACTGAACAATATGGGCATAACGCTACTTCTATTTTTTCTAGTCTTGCCTCATTTTCTTTTAACGGTAGGAGGTGTTTTAAGTTGTTCTTATGCCTTCTTGTTGTGTTTATTTAATTTTGAGGAGATGCCGTCCTTTAAAAAGTCAATTTATATGAGTTTAGTATTGAGTCTTGGGACTTTGCCTTTTTTGACCTACTATTATGGAACTTCTCAACCATTGAGTTTGATTCTGACGGCAATCTTCTCTCTAGTTTTTGATAGCTTTCTCTTACCTGTCTTAACAGTACTTTTTACACTTTCAGGAATGGTAATTTTTTCTCAATTTAATCCACTTTTTGAATGGATGGAGTTCTTTTTGACTTGGGTACAATCTTGGGGAGTCCAGCCATTGATTTTAGGAAAACCTAGCTTGTTTCAGTTTGTCTCAATGATATTTGTATTGGTTTTGCTCTTTGATTTTTGGAAAAAGCCTCAGTTTAGAATATCCCTCTTGATGATTTTTAGTCTTTTGATGGTCTGGGTCAAACATCCTTTAATAAATGAAGTAACGGTGGTCGACGTTGGTCAAGGAGATAGTATTTTTTTAAGGAGTATGAAAGGTGAGACGGTCCTAATAGATGTAGGTGGCAAGGTGACTTTCGGCTCTAAGAAAAAATGGCAAGAGGGGAGCCAGACGAGTAATGCGGAGAAAACCTTAATTCCCTATCTACAGGCAAGGGGAGTGTCTCAAATTGACTATCTGGTTCTGACTCATACGGATACAGACCATATTGGTGATTTGGAGGTAGTGGCTAAACGGTTTAAGATTAAGAAAATTTGTGTCAGTGAGGGGGCTTTGACTAAGCCTAGTTTTGCCAAACGTATTCGATTTCTTAAATGTCCCGTTCGCACTTTAAAGGCTGGTGATAAGCTGCCTATGATGGGAAGTAACCTAGAGGTTCTTTATCCCAATAAAATTGGTGATGGTGGTAACAATGATTCACTTGTTCTCTATGGAAAGTTATTGGGAACCAGTTTTCTGTTTACTGGTGATTTGGAAAAAGAAGGAGAAGAGGAATTGATGGCTAGCTATCCAAATTTAAAAGTAAGGGTCCTCAAAGCAGGACATCACGGTTCTAAAGGCTCTTCATCAGAAGCTTTTTTGGACCAGCTAAAGCCATCACTTGCTCTTGTCTCAGCAGGTGAAAATAATCGTTATAAGCATCCAAATGATGAAACATTAGAGCGTTTCAAAGAACGTCACATTAAGGTTTTACGCACAGACCAGGATGGTGCCATTCGGTTTAAGGGATGGTTCCAACTATCAAGTGAAACTGTCCGATAA
- a CDS encoding helix-hairpin-helix domain-containing protein — protein sequence MKEKILAYVKDNRLFVSVIAVLMVIFCFFLWMTCGAGNSMEAETSYTDVTALSTSSSKQSSQSLSEASSQSKTEGSEKVKSKVTVDVKGAVVNPGVYTLKAGARVTDVIQEAGGMTEDADAKSVNLAASLSDEEVIYVANKDENVSVLDQTGTGQVSDKGGQAVSKDGKINLNTATSEQLQTISGIGAKRAEDVIAYRESHGGFQSVDDLKNVSGIGDKTLDKIRESLYVA from the coding sequence GTGAAGGAAAAGATTCTAGCCTATGTCAAAGATAATCGTCTGTTTGTGAGTGTCATCGCTGTACTGATGGTGATTTTTTGCTTCTTTTTATGGATGACTTGTGGTGCCGGCAACAGCATGGAGGCGGAGACGTCTTATACAGATGTGACAGCTTTGTCAACGTCTTCATCCAAACAAAGTTCACAGTCTCTTTCTGAGGCGTCTTCCCAGTCAAAGACCGAAGGAAGTGAAAAAGTTAAGTCAAAAGTAACGGTAGATGTTAAGGGGGCTGTGGTCAATCCAGGTGTCTATACGCTAAAGGCAGGCGCTAGGGTGACAGATGTCATTCAGGAAGCTGGAGGAATGACAGAAGATGCAGACGCTAAGAGTGTTAACTTAGCCGCAAGCTTGTCAGATGAAGAGGTTATTTATGTAGCCAATAAAGATGAAAATGTTTCTGTCCTTGATCAAACAGGTACTGGTCAGGTCTCTGACAAAGGAGGGCAGGCTGTATCTAAGGATGGCAAAATTAACTTAAATACAGCGACCTCAGAGCAGTTGCAAACCATTTCTGGAATTGGAGCTAAGCGGGCAGAGGATGTCATTGCCTATCGTGAAAGTCATGGCGGCTTTCAGTCCGTAGATGACTTGAAAAATGTCTCAGGAATTGGTGATAAAACATTAGATAAAATCAGAGAGTCCCTCTATGTGGCTTAA
- a CDS encoding lysophospholipid acyltransferase family protein: MFYAYLRGLVVFLLWIINGNAHYHNRDKLLNKDENYILVAPHRTWWDPVYMAFSARPKQFIFMAKKELFKSRIFDWWIRMCGAFPIDRENPGQEAIKYPVNMLKKSNRSLIMFPSGSRHSSDVKGGVAVIAKMAKVKIMPVVYQGPRELKGLLTGERVDMNYGNPIDISDLKRLNDENIQEVARRIQSEFDRLDEEALSYQTGKKPNPLTYIYRVPLGIVAIIAVLLTMVFSYVASFVWNPEKHRAKETQK, translated from the coding sequence GTGTTTTACGCTTATTTACGTGGGCTTGTTGTCTTTCTTCTATGGATTATCAATGGGAATGCCCATTACCACAATCGCGATAAATTATTGAACAAGGACGAAAACTATATCTTGGTTGCTCCGCACCGAACTTGGTGGGACCCTGTTTATATGGCTTTTTCAGCTCGTCCTAAGCAGTTTATTTTCATGGCTAAGAAAGAACTCTTCAAGAGTCGTATCTTTGATTGGTGGATCCGTATGTGCGGAGCCTTCCCAATTGACCGTGAAAATCCTGGTCAAGAAGCTATCAAGTACCCTGTTAACATGCTTAAGAAGAGTAACCGTAGTTTGATTATGTTCCCAAGTGGTAGCCGCCATTCATCTGATGTTAAGGGGGGGGTTGCAGTTATCGCTAAGATGGCTAAGGTTAAGATTATGCCGGTTGTCTATCAAGGACCTCGTGAACTTAAGGGGCTCTTGACAGGTGAACGTGTGGATATGAACTATGGTAATCCTATTGATATTTCAGATTTAAAGCGTTTGAATGACGAAAATATCCAAGAGGTTGCTCGTCGTATCCAGTCTGAATTTGATCGCCTTGATGAGGAAGCTTTGAGCTATCAAACAGGCAAGAAACCCAATCCTTTGACTTATATTTATCGAGTACCTCTCGGTATTGTGGCTATCATTGCGGTACTTTTGACCATGGTTTTCTCATATGTAGCTAGCTTTGTTTGGAATCCTGAAAAACACCGTGCCAAAGAAACTCAGAAATAG
- a CDS encoding polysaccharide deacetylase family protein — translation MANLAVLAILGFVLFQRHNTKYKQVAKAEKTEQVANSKSSSSEKAKEDDETQLKKGSNHSIEESDYAYDVTAVNNTIRGKSDDVKGKVVFLTFDDGIDPTLTPQVMNILKEYGVHATFFHIGYTITPENGDILKRQITEGHAIANHSLSHNFNLLYPGRVPNQSQIISEVDQTMANFKAILGKDFKTRIFRYPGSHMSWQGLESTDQALANKGIQWIDWNMLCGDAEPLSVRPTTSESMMAYMDGSQKYFPETTVKVVLMHDTAGKELTVQTLPQIIEYFKNQGYTFGVLE, via the coding sequence ATTGCAAACTTGGCTGTTCTGGCTATCCTAGGCTTTGTCCTATTCCAACGCCATAACACGAAATATAAACAAGTAGCCAAGGCTGAAAAGACTGAACAAGTCGCTAATAGCAAAAGCTCATCTTCAGAAAAAGCTAAGGAAGATGATGAAACACAACTCAAGAAAGGTAGTAACCACAGCATTGAGGAGTCTGACTACGCCTATGATGTCACTGCCGTTAATAACACTATCCGAGGGAAATCAGATGATGTTAAGGGTAAGGTAGTCTTTTTAACCTTTGATGATGGGATTGATCCCACTTTGACACCACAAGTCATGAATATTCTGAAAGAGTATGGCGTTCACGCAACCTTCTTCCACATTGGCTATACCATCACACCTGAAAATGGGGACATCCTCAAACGCCAAATTACTGAAGGACATGCCATTGCCAACCACAGTCTTAGCCATAATTTCAATCTGCTTTATCCAGGACGTGTTCCAAATCAAAGTCAAATTATTTCTGAGGTTGACCAAACTATGGCTAATTTCAAGGCAATCTTAGGTAAGGACTTCAAAACAAGAATTTTCCGTTACCCTGGTAGTCATATGTCATGGCAAGGATTAGAGTCAACTGACCAAGCTCTTGCCAATAAAGGTATCCAGTGGATTGACTGGAACATGCTCTGTGGAGATGCAGAACCACTCTCTGTTCGTCCAACCACATCTGAAAGCATGATGGCTTATATGGACGGTTCACAGAAATATTTCCCTGAAACTACTGTTAAAGTTGTACTAATGCACGATACAGCTGGTAAGGAGCTGACTGTTCAGACCCTTCCACAAATTATCGAATATTTCAAAAATCAAGGATATACCTTCGGTGTCCTAGAGTAA